In Acanthopagrus latus isolate v.2019 chromosome 23, fAcaLat1.1, whole genome shotgun sequence, the genomic window AAACAAGCAATGCAACACACCAGAGTATCTGAAATACTGGAGGACAGATTGTGTCTAGTCCCATCTTCAGCTGTCTTATCAATAAAGGCACAAAAAAGctcccaaaacacacaaaacagatcattttaaCTTGTCACATTGTGTAGAACAGCTCAACAGAATCAACATAATAGTAATGCTCATCAGCTAGATGCACAAACAGTCTAATCTTCTGGTTTTTAGAGGATTTGCCGATGATTTAAGGCAGCTAATGTCATGTCACTATAGCACCtgtgattgttgtttgttttctgtttttcagagtCTCACTCACAAGCAGATGGTGAGttcaagtttctttttttccttcctgactGTCCCTCCGTCATTTAGGACATTTCCAAAGTGTTTTTGAGATGTTTGGTAACGTTTGGtcactccaccagttttacacagatctgtctccatctgtctccactCACTGACAGTTACTGTCATAACCAAAGCTCACCTTCTTTATTCTGCACGTCCTTCGTCTTTTTCTAAACCAGCAGTTATAAtcctgctggctgctgtcagagacCACAGAGGGAATCCAGGGAGCAGACAGGAGgtctcactctgtgtttgtgtcatgtgtctcctcagtgtgtgGTCAGCCTCCTCTCAACACCAGGATTGTTGGAGGTCAGGTGGCCCCTGTAGGAGCCTGGCCCTGGCAGGTCAGTCTGCAAAATAGAGGATCTCACTTCTGTGGAGGATCCCTCATCAACAACCAGTGGGTGCTGAGTGCAGCTCACTGCGTCCCAGGGTGAGCAACAACATGCTGTGATGTCTCTGTAAGCCAGTGGCTCCCAGTCTGGCAGTCAGGACAAGGACATTACATTAAAGCCTGGGCACAGCCTTCGAGATGGAGCCACGTGAAATCCTACTAAAACTGCTCAGTTAATCCAAATGTTTAGCTTGACCAATACAAAAACTGGCATCAAAGCCTGGCGCTTTTCCTGGGGGCTTGGTCAGGTCCTCTTCAGAATGAATCTGTATTAATACTtagactgaacaacaaaaatagacGAGTGATTTAAGTCATCAGCTCTTTCATTTCCAAGTGGAGTctcatgtcatttattttctgatgaAAATTTGAAAGTTGTCGACATAGCGACTCAAGTTGACTTAACCCCAAGGAACAATGACTTGTGTGCAAATCTCTGTCAAgaagtgaaggagaaaatgaaaagggaaCTCCACCGAGAGTTCAGGCTGTTTAACATCAGGGTTCATTACCACCCTAACTAACTTTCAATGAAAAGTGAGAGCCTGAGAGTCCCTCTGTGTGACAGGGACACTGTTAGTTTCACTCAGCTCCTCATGTCTTGTTGTCTTTCTCTGCTGATCACATCAGAGCCAGCACAAGTAATCTGGCAGTGAGTCTGGGTCGTCAGAGTCAGGAGGGATCAAACCCCAATGCTGTGTCTCGGACAGTGGCACAGATCATCAACCATCCTGACTACAACCCTTCTACCAGTGACAACGACATCTCCCTCCTGAGACTCTCCTCAGCTGTGGAGTTCAACAACTTCATCAGGCCCGTCTGCCTCGCAGCATCGGGCAGCACCTTCTTCAACGGCACCGACTCCTGGGTCACCGGCTGGGGAAGAATCGGATTTGGAGGTGGGTCAGAGTGCAACTGGATCTGATTTAATTCCAGAGACAGTGTGACTGACCATGCGTAGAGATACATTTAACTTAATATGTCATGGTTGCTTCAACCGCTTTGTGTCTCAACAGTGCCCCTTCCTTCCCCACAAAacctgatggaggtggaggtgccGGTCGTGGGGAACAGACAGTGTAACTGTGACTATGGAGTGGGTCGAATCACAGACAACATGATCTGCGCCGGCTTAcgtgaaggagggagggactCCTGTCAGGTGATCATTGtcacacctgtgtttgtgtcacagtttacCTGCTGCAAAGATTCCCTCTCCTGAATGTTCGTCTCCTCACAGGGAGACTCCGGCGGTCCGATGGTGAGCAAGCAGAACAGTCGCTGGATCCAGTCTGGAGTCGTCAGTTTTGGAAGAGGATGTGCCGAGCCGAATTTCCCAGGAGTCTACACCAGAGTGTCCTGGTATCAGACCTGGATCAACAGCCACATCTCCACCAACCAGCCTGGATTCTTAACCTTCAGGTCCACTGGGACAGACGGAGACCTCAGCGTCACCTGTGCTGGTCTGCCACCACCCCCGACCACCATCgctccaacaacaactacaactccaacaacaactacaactccaacaacaactacaactccaacaacaactacagctccaacaacaactacaactccaacaacaactacaactccaacaacaactacaactccaacaacaactacagctccaacaacaactacaactccaacaacaactacaactccaacaacaactacaactccAGCAACCACAGCCAAACGTGAGTGTCTTTGACTTCGTAAGCGCAGACATTTAGCTTTTAATTTAGATATTTTTGTACACTTTCACTGGTGATAAAACCTTTTGTCAGTTTCATTAATAATGGAGTTCAGCTTCTTCCACCTTCTCATCGAGgctataaaatgtttttgtagagtgaatattcaaacaaaacactCCACTGTTCTTCACTGTTGGGTTTGAACAAAGTTTGGCAATACAACATGACACTGTGACGACAGATCACTGTACAGTCTATGAATCTACAGTGTCTGGTCAGAATCATTCAAAGAAAATATGACTGTGTACTTTCCGTTGTTCTCTCCAGCTGTGGTTTGTGGCCAAGCCCCGAGAAACACCCGCATTTCAGGAGGAAGCTCAGTGGCGACAGCTGGTATTTGGCCCTGGATGGCGAGTCTCCAGAAGAATGGAAATCACATGTGTGGAGGAACTCTGGTGGCCGTGGACTCTGTGTTGAGCAGCGCTGACTGCTTCCCCAGGTGAGACACCTGGAGTGTCACTCTTCTCAGCTCAGAGTCAGCGGTCTTGTAATGAGGAACACAGcgtcaaaacaaagacagcgaCCCTGCTTCGCCACATTCAaaagtcacatcagatagattataaaacagaaaacagcgaCATAAAGAGACCTAATGACAGAAAAGATGATAGATGACCTGGACATTTAATAAgatggttgtgtgtgtcaggtttgtCCACTTTGATGGACACTAGGATTGAAACATCACTCATCATCCGctgtttctttaattatttctaTAAAATGACGCTGAACATagatcaacaacaacatgattgTCCGTCTGTCTGCACATCACATCTGGGCTCCCAATAGTTACAAATCCATGCAGTATTCTTATTTCATGCTATTAAATTAGCAGACATGCCAGAATTTGCATTAATGGCCAGCCCGATTTGAGGCGCCGTTTTCAGGCAAAAAGTGGCGGGGCATGAGACAAGAGCAAAGTACCCAAATGGGCTGCCCTCTTCTATGTTGACATGATCGATTATTTAGGTCAGAAATGCTCAGCTATGGTGTTGACTTGTTATTCTGCTCATGACatgtttaacagaaaaacaccatTTGGAGGATAATAACGTCAAAATTGTCTTTAAGAAGCTGAATCTATGAAGGTCCAGTCCCTGTTGTAATCAGATGCTTTGTGTCCTAATTCGGTTCgttctgtctccatcagctctcCCGTAGCCTCTGAATGGACCGTGGTTTTGGGTCGTTTGAACCAGAATGGATCCAACCCCTTCGAGGTGAcgctgaatgtgaaaaacatcacTCTGAGTAACCTCACTGGGTCTAACGTGGCAGTGCTGCTTCTGTCAGCCCAGCCCACCCTGACCGACTACATCCAGCCCATCTGCCTGGACAACAGACAGACCTTCGCTGTGGGCTCGACCTGCTGGGCTGCTGGCTGGAGCTCCGGGCGAGGAGGAGGTGAGTCCATGACACAGTGTGACAGTCAAACCAACTGTCTGCATCATTTTACCTCTTTAGATCAGCCATGTAGGCACTGCCGTCTGTGTTTGACTGAGAGGTTTCAcatcattctctctttctctagaGGAACAAGCTCTGCAGGAGTTCCGGACCTCGGTGGTAAACTGTGGGAATGCATCATCGAGTGACAGCATCTGTACAGGAACTTTTACActggagcaggtgagcagcttATTCTTTCAGACCTTACAAATGTGGCATCATTtgaaagggaaataaacaggcTTTTCAACGGTATAAGATGCATTACCAAGAAGCATTgttacaacaaagaaataatctgCCAAACACAAATTTCCTTACTTTTTGTGCTATTTTTAGATTGTCAGCCAGGGGCAGAACTTACAAGCTAGTGTGTTGAAGTCTTTGTGGTGCGTCTTTGTTCAGGGTGATTCTGGCGGCCCAATCATGTGTAAGGTGGGCGGCTCCTGGTTCCAGGCGGCTGTGTTGGTGGTTCAGAACAactccaccagcagcaccagcagcacacGATCAGAAACCAGAGAGGGTGTAATGGTATTCACCAAAATGAGCACCTATGAGACCTTTCTGGCTCAGACAGTTAGAGTTTTCTTATCACCAGCCTCCAACAGCACCGCCTCCACAGCTTTAGCAACCACCACAACAGCTCCAGCAACCACCACCGCAGCTCCAGCAACCACCACCGCAGCTCCAGCAACCACCACAACAGCTCCAgcaaccaccaccacagctcCAACCACTGCGACAGATCCAGCAACCACAGCCAAACGTGAGTGTCTTTGAGCACAGACCCTTAGCTTTTAATTTAGATATTTTTGTACACTTTCATTAGTGATAAaacttttcatcagtttcataaATAATGGAGATCAGCTTCTTCCACCTTCTCATCGAAGCTGTAAAATGTTCATACAGAGTgaatattcaaacaaaacactCCACTGTTCTTCACTCTTGGGTTTCAGCAAAGTTTGACAATACAACGTGACACTGTGATGATAGATCTCCATACAGTCTATGTAGGATCTACAGTATCTGGTCAGAATCattcaaagaaaatatgatTGCGTACTTTCcgtttttctctccagctgtgGTTTGTGGCCAAGCCCCGAGAAACACCCGCATTTCAGGAGGAAGCTCAGTGGCGACGGCCGGTATTTGGCCCTGGATGGCGAGTCTCCAGAAGAATGGAAATCACATGTGTGGAGGAACTCTGGTGTCTGTGGACTCTGTGTTGAGCAACGCTGACTGCTTCCCCAGGTGAGACACCTGGAGTGAAGCCATGGATGGTCTGTTAATATAAATCAGAGCAGCAACATGTCACAGAACGACCATGATGCCCTTTGGGTGAAAACAAACGCTgtaaaagactgaaaacagctaGTGACATATctaaaagctgctgtgttgcagtTTTAACATCAAACCATAAAACATCTCAAAGGTTATGAGAACAAAGGACAGTAAGAGATGAGAACTGTGGCTTCAGGTCGTCCACAGAGAGATGAACTCTTTGTCTATTTGTGTCgttctgtctccatcagctctcCCGTAGCCTCTGAATGGACCGTGGTTTTGGGTCGTTTGAACCAGAATGGATCCAACCCCTTCGAGGTGAcgctgaatgtgaaaaacatcacTCTGAGTAACCTCACTGGGTCTAACGTGGCAGTGCTGCTTCTGTCAGCCCAGCCCACCCTGACCGACTACATCCAGCCCATCTGCCTGGACAACGGACAGACCTTCGCTGTGGGCTCGACCTGCTGGGCTGCTGGCTGGAGCTCCGGGCGAGGAGGAGGTGAGTCCATGACACAGTGTGACAGTCAAACCAACTGTCTGCATCATTTTACCTCTTTAGATCAGCCATGTAGGCACTGCCATCTGTGTTTGACTGAGATGTTTCAcatcattctctctttctctagaGGAACAAGCTCTGCAGGAGTTCCGGACCTCGGTGGTAAACTGTGGGAATGCATCATCGAGTGACAGCATCTGTACAGGAACTTTTACActggagcaggtgagcagcttATTCTTTCAGACATCGATGTTTAATCTGAAACTTCAGTAACTTACCCGACATTCACGCACCCACTGGTCACATTTCCAAAGTTTGTAGTTGTTCTTCTGACTTCATTGTCTTCATGAGCTTTCAGATTGTATTGTGGAAAGAACATGAACACTACAAAGAAGATGTGTTGTATTGTGTATTGCAGTCTGAAAACTTATAttacaaagtgcttttaaagcttttcacactgtgtgtttcaAGCCCCGGGCCAAAAGCACCAGGCACAAGTCCAAGCAGCCAACGTCTGTGGACCTATGTTTTGCTGTGCTCCATAGACCCAGTTTAGAGCAGCTGTTAGCGTCACGCTAAGAAAGCATTAACTGTGCTAAGTGTTCTATTGTACAATTCATTAACTGTTATCatacaaacatgttgtttttgactGTATCCGTCTTCCTGTTTGTTCAGGGTGATTCTGGCGGTCCAATCATGTGTAAGCTGGACGGCTCCTGGTTCCAGGCGGCTGTGTTGGTGGTTCAGAACAactccaccaccagcagcacccgGTCAGACATCAGAGAGGGTGTGATGGTCTTCACCAAACTGAGCACCTATCGGGACTTCCTGTCTCGGACGGTGGGAGCGTTTTTATCTCCAGCCGCCAGCAGCACCGCCACCACCATGGTCGCCACCACTGCAGACGCTCCTGCTcactccaccttcttcttcttccatctcCTCGTCTTCTTCATGTGTGTCCACCTCTTCTTATAGGACCTTTACACAATgtcacagacacaaatgaatgtaaacGAGCTCAAATGTGGCTCGAGGCTGCATGAACTGATCTGTGACTTGATTCTTCTTCAAGGGTTTTATGAAACACTACAGTAACActtgtgttcagctgcagcgtCTCAGCCTCCAGCCTGCTTCTCTACTCTGTCACAACTATAAAACATGATTCATCTTAATCATCTGATCAGTCTCAGGAAATTCAGGACACTGACTGCTTCCAGtctaaaatgaagaaatgaattATTAAGCTGTATTGaacaaatgtataaatgttgtttgtggtttttgaacctgatgatttctgtttttattatgatttattGAATCAATACTATGTAAATGTAAGAAATATTTGTCATATATTTTTCTATCAACTGCTGATAATTTGTAGCAGGTTTTCAATATGGTGTCAGCACTTTCACTGGGGGGGCGTGGTCACATGGCTGCGCTCGTctaatgtaaataaacagtgaTTGGTTCAGTCACGACTTCTACTTCTCAGTTCTCCCATCATGTCCCGCATGTTGTTGACCGTCAAGGTTTAGTTAATTATTTCTACAAATTAACTAATTAAAGGAGAACAGCCCAGTTGTGACAGACAAGAGCAAATGCACCTATTAACAACTACGACAAGTTAAAGACTAAAAGATGAAACTGTGGCTGAGTGTCATATTCAACAGGACGTTGTAGGAATGTGGTCAGGTGAGCTCGGTTAAAGTCTGTCAACACTGTTCAGAACGTCTGAGGGACGAGAGGGACTTGTGAATACCCGCCCACATCTTTTGTGTCCGCCAGTTAAAGaaacaatgatgaaaacaagaaaaatagtTCCATTGTAAGGCAATCATGTCAATCATCAGATTagaaataataattatcattataatttatggtgataataatgataatttttcataatttcatcTTTAAATCTTCATCATATGTAcattttcagttcagtaaaactcattatattaaaaatactttGTGATGGTTAACGTGTTCATCACCTCCACAGGTGTATTAGATGTATGTTCAGACGCTTCCTTTGGCTCCCACAGAACTCAAACTCTGTTGATCCTTCCTGTTTGGATCATTTACTGTAATCTATTACAAGTGAACATGACTGATTATGTGACATTATTACATAATTCACTGATGCATCAGTGGTAGAGCAGCAGATTACTGGCTGTGGAGACACTTTGACCTACTTCATATACAGGTAGCTGGTTCAGtccagtggttcccaaactAACTGGGTCGGGCCACCCgataaatctgaggggtcaTCACACGATCAGGAGGAGAAAGACTGACACTCAACATCTGTTCTACTTTGTTCTCTCATATTTGATTTATTGctgaaatatagaaatatatagtTGAACTTCATCTTGAATTTGTCTCATGGCAACAGCTCATAAACATCAATAACCTTTTTTAACATGTTGTATTTATGATCTTTATTTGAAGAACAAAGTTacttcaaataaatgttaaaagtacattttttctgaattttaGTTATAGTTGAACTGTAAGAAAAGATGAGAAGGAAACACTCAAGTCAAGAGCAAATCCCTCCACATTGTTCTTAACTTGAGTTAGCTCAGAGTCTGACAGGTTTGATGAAGTGAAACAGGTGATTAGCAGTGAGGTGTGAGGCGTGTCACCTGACAGGTGAGGCTGTGAgtgagagaggtagagagagggagcgagggaggggaaAGAAGGTTAAATACGCTGCTGCACGTCTGATGTTATGGATTTACAGTCATGGCTCTCTACAAACTGATCCGTGTGGCGGCTCTGCTGACCCTCCTGACGCCAGGTAAGGACCGTCCTCACCGCACACACCTGAACCAATCGTGTTTGAGATctgctgaagaggaaacacactgaggaggaaTTTAAAAGCTATAATCCAGTAAGAGAAGAAAAGGCAAATCATGTGTTCCAAATTCAACTTTTTacaacaaaatgcagaaaatcaAAGTGTTGAGTGGAGCCTGTCGCAGCGTCCAAAAGTATAATGTGTTGATACTTTTGGGAAATAGgaataacataacatatataGAAACAAccatataaaataaatgtttaacaatcagcagctgcagtcgtCAGATAAATGTAGAAAAGATTAAATGCTGTCAAGAAAAAACTTCATGCTCATTATTTACTTCTGGCTTTGGAGTAACAGGAAACAACATGTTCCAGTTCGAGGAATTCGTGACTTCATTTCGCCTTGAGACATAAAACTAAGATGACTTATTTCCTTCTCTCTGTAAACAGTAAGTGACTACACTCACTGAGTGTCAGTCACTGCCGTCATTCTGTCGCTTCTCCATCTCTAGATCACACTTTACCACACATGTCCTCAGCTGCTGGTGTTAGTGAGGGATTTATTCACGCTTCAGGGATTTTTGGAGGTTTCTTTCCACTTGATGATCTAAAAAGTCCAATTTTGACTTCCAAGTTTGTCTTCCCTGAACGTTTGAGCTGCTCCTATTTGAACAATAAACATCACACTGTGGATATAAACAGGATTTAAAGAGAATGAtagaagacagaagaaaaataaatattgttacTGTACCGTAACGTCTGTGTTTATTCTGCTGAAAGTCATGCGTCACAcgtttttattgcagttttgtgtgtgtaatatgatcacaattacatgtttttatatgaAGTGAGATgttaattttttcacacatgtgaTTTGTTCTTTTGACTGACGAACCAACACGAGACAGACACAACAGCTTCCTCCCACAGAACACAcgtacaataaatacaaaacagttttcatttgttCCACAGACGAGAACATTTGGAGGtttttctgagtgtgttttgacCGTTTATACTCAGTAAAGTTAAATAACTTAGCCCATACATTCAGTCGCTCCACATTTGACAGTTACAGGTCCACTTTGTTAGAAAATTCATCTTTGAGTCTCATCCTCAACTGGCTTTGAGATGCTGACCCGACCCACTCTGCACTTGTTTGGACATGGTCAGTTAAAGAAATGTAGGATGAGCAGTTTGTCATtgagaaacacagaggataATATTCTGATGAATGTCTGTAAACATCTAAGAACATCTTTTTAAAGCTCCTGTTGgtcagacagagacactgatgCTGTGAGATTCACTCTGACACAAAGATTAAATAATCCCTCAATCCCAGAACAGTGTTCGGgctcctcactctcctctgaaGTTTCAATCCAGCTCATTTAAAGTCACAactttttgcttttgtctgaGAATGGATGAATTTACCTGAATATTTAGTGAATGCTCATCATTTCCTCCAACATTTGGTGTTTTTCCTGTTAGTaggaaagttgatttttgagtctcattcccaactcgtcgATTATTGAACCTCTCAGGT contains:
- the LOC119013817 gene encoding transmembrane protease serine 9-like, with protein sequence MTLYKVICVAALLTLLTPESHSQADVCGQPPLNTRIVGGQVAPVGAWPWQVSLQNRGSHFCGGSLINNQWVLSAAHCVPGASTSNLAVSLGRQSQEGSNPNAVSRTVAQIINHPDYNPSTSDNDISLLRLSSAVEFNNFIRPVCLAASGSTFFNGTDSWVTGWGRIGFGVPLPSPQNLMEVEVPVVGNRQCNCDYGVGRITDNMICAGLREGGRDSCQGDSGGPMVSKQNSRWIQSGVVSFGRGCAEPNFPGVYTRVSWYQTWINSHISTNQPGFLTFRSTGTDGDLSVTCAGLPPPPTTIAPTTTTTPTTTTTPTTTTTPTTTTTTTPTTTTTPATTAKPVVCGQAPRNTRISGGSSVATAGIWPWMASLQKNGNHMCGGTLVAVDSVLSSADCFPSSPVASEWTVVLGRLNQNGSNPFEVTLNVKNITLSNLTGSNVAVLLLSAQPTLTDYIQPICLDNRQTFAVGSTCWAAGWSSGRGGEEQALQEFRTSVVNCGNASSSDSICTGTFTLEQGDSGGPIMCKVGGSWFQAAVLVVQNNSTSSTSSTRSETREGVMVFTKMSTYETFLAQTVRVFLSPASNSTASTALATTTTAPATTTAAPATTTAAPATTTTAPATTTTAPTTATDPATTAKPVVCGQAPRNTRISGGSSVATAGIWPWMASLQKNGNHMCGGTLVSVDSVLSNADCFPSSPVASEWTVVLGRLNQNGSNPFEVTLNVKNITLSNLTGSNVAVLLLSAQPTLTDYIQPICLDNGQTFAVGSTCWAAGWSSGRGGEEQALQEFRTSVVNCGNASSSDSICTGTFTLEQGDSGGPIMCKLDGSWFQAAVLVVQNNSTTSSTRSDIREGVMVFTKLSTYRDFLSRTVGAFLSPAASSTATTMVATTADAPAHSTFFFFHLLVFFMCVHLFCYGFTVMALYKLIRVAALLTLLTPESHSQADVCGQPPLNPRIVGGQVAPVGAWPWQVSLQNRGSHFCGGSLINNQWVLSAAHCFPGASTSNLAVSLGRQSQEGSNPNAVSRTVAQIINHPDYNPSTSDNDISLLRLSSAVEFNNFIRPVCLAASGSTFFNGTDSWVTGWGTIGFGVPLPSPQNLMEVEVPVVGNRQCNCDYGVGRITDNMICAGLREGGRDSCQGDSGGPMVSKQNSRWIQSGVVSFGRGCAEPNFPGVYTRVSRYQTWINSHISTNQPGFLTFRSTGTDGDLSVTCAGLPPPPTTIAPTTTARPVVCGQAPRNTRILGGSSVATAGIWPWMASLQKNGTHMCGGTLVSVDSVLSSADCFSSSPVASEWTVVLGRLNQNGSNPFEVTLNVKNITLSNLTGSNVAVLLLSAQPTLTDYIQPICLDNGQTFTVGSTCWAAGWSSGRGGEEQALQEFRTSVVNCGNASSSDSICTGTFTLEQGDSGGPIMCKLDGSWFQAAVLTVQNNSTTSSTNSSTNSTSSTRSDIREGVMVFTKLSTYRDFLSRTVGAFLSPAASSTTTTMVATTADAPAHSTFFFFHLLVFFMCVHLFL